A stretch of the Capsicum annuum cultivar UCD-10X-F1 chromosome 10, UCD10Xv1.1, whole genome shotgun sequence genome encodes the following:
- the LOC107845295 gene encoding putative 4-hydroxy-4-methyl-2-oxoglutarate aldolase 3, whose amino-acid sequence MASLATAEVCDVNAAHLSSGDLRVLPPIFKIYGQCRAFSGPIATLKVFEDNVLVRELLETKGEGRVLVIDGGGSMRCALVGGNLGQLAQNMGWAGIVVNGCIRDVDEINGCDIGVRALASHPQKSNKKGQGEKHVPIYIGGMLIREGEWLYADSDGILVSKTELSV is encoded by the coding sequence ATGGCATCCTTGGCGACAGCAGAAGTGTGTGATGTGAATGCAGCGCATCTGTCAAGTGGCGATCTACGAGTTTTGCCACCAATCTTCAAGATATATGGTCAATGCCGAGCTTTCTCCGGCCCCATCGCCACCCTTAAGGTATTTGAGGACAATGTGTTGGTTAGGGAGCTTCTTGAAACTAAAGGTGAAGGAAGAGTTCTTGTCATAGATGGCGGAGGGAGTATGCGATGTGCTTTAGTAGGAGGGAACTTGGGACAACTAGCCCAGAATATGGGTTGGGCAGGTATTGTGGTTAATGGCTGCATTCGAGATGTAGATGAGATTAACGGTTGTGACATTGGTGTTCGTGCATTGGCATCGCACCCTCAGAAATCGAACAAGAAAGGTCAGGGCGAAAAGCATGTTCCTATTTACATTGGAGGCATGCTGATTCGTGAAGGAGAGTGGTTATATGCAGATAGTGATGGCATCCTCGTATCAAAAACTGAATTATCGGTCTGA
- the LOC107844874 gene encoding putative 4-hydroxy-4-methyl-2-oxoglutarate aldolase 3 produces the protein MAMTTLATSDVCDANAKLLSNGDLRMLPPIFNIYGQRRAFCGPIVTVKVFEDNVLVKEVLKTRGEGRVLVVDGGGSMGCAILGGKLAQLGHDMGWVGVVVNGCIRDVDEISRCDIGIRALASVPRRPSKNRYGEKHIPVYIIGTLIRDGEWLYADSDGILISKTQLSI, from the coding sequence ATGGCGATGACAACCTTAGCTACATCAGACGTGTGTGACGCCAATGCAAAGCTTCTTTCAAATGGGGATCTACGAATGTTGCCACCAATCTTCAACATATATGGTCAGCGCCGCGCTTTCTGTGGTCCCATTGTCACAGTTAAGGTATTCGAAGACAATGTGTTGGTTAAAGAGGTACTTAAAACTCGAGGAGAAGGTAGAGTACTTGTGGTGGATGGTGGAGGGAGCATGGGATGTGCTATATTGGGAGGGAAGTTAGCACAATTAGGCCATGATATGGGTTGGGTTGGTGTTGTTGTTAATGGATGCATTCGCGATGTAGATGAGATTAGTCGATGTGACATTGGGATCCGTGCATTGGCATCGGTACCTAGGAGACCGAGCAAAAATAGGTACGGCGAAAAACACATTCCTGTTTACATTATAGGAACGTTGATACGCGATGGAGAGTGGTTATATGCAGATAGTGATGGCATCCTCATATCAAAAACCCAATTATCCATCTAA